The sequence below is a genomic window from Ciceribacter thiooxidans.
TTCGACGACGGCAGCGGCGGGCGCAGGCGCGGTCGTGTTGCTCAGCGCCGCGTGCACATCGGCGATCAAATTCGGGAGGTCACCGACCGGGACCACGTGATTGCTTACGTAGGCCGCGACGATATCGGCCGTCAATTCCACGAAAAGGTCATGGCCGGAGCCATGGGCGGAATCATTCATTGTCATTCTCCTGTTCAACATGTCTTGCCAAGCGCCGCCCTCATGGCCGGCCGCCACTCACCCAGCAAACCAGAACATGACCGCCGATGCCGCCCTGTTGAAACAACATGAAACCCACCCCTAGATTTCGAGTGGCAACGTCGGTCCCGCCTGTCTGGAAATGATGTTCCGGCATAGAGGCTGCATTAGAAAATCCACCTATTGCAGTATTCCTGCAAAAATAACTTGCGGAAGATTTCCGGCACAACCTCGGAACGCCAGTTCTCAAGACCAGTGCTCGACTTCAGCGATTATCATTGTTTGGCCGAATATCCAATTACTATTTTTACCGGGTGGAGGCAGTCGAAATTCCGCTCTATTTCAGAGGAACTGCGCCGCTTGTGCTTTCGCACTGCAAATGGAATCACGAATCCGGCAGCGGAAAACGCGTCACGAACCATCTTTCTTCAGATCATCGCAGACGGACATCCGCGTCAACGGATAGCCGACCTTGTGGGCGGCGCGCGCCAGCAGGTGGGCGGAGACCGGCGCCGTCAGGATGAAGAAGAAGAAGGCGGCGAGCGCGCGGGCGAGCGTTGCGACGTCTCCGGCATGCAGGCCGACGGCGAGCAGCAGCAGGCCGGAGCCGACGGTGCCCGCCTTCGAGGCGGCGTGCATGCGGGTGTAGAGGTCGGGCAGCCGGTTGATGCCGATCGCCGCGACCAACGCGAAGAGCGAGCCGCCGACGATGAGCGCCGCGGTGACGAGGGCAAAGAGCACACTCATGGTTTTGCCCCCTTAGCCGACGGCTTCTTCCGGTTCTTGGCCCCCTTGGCGCCCCCTTCGGGGTTGCGGCGGCCGCAGTCTCGCCCACCAGCCCGCGGGCGAGGATGAAGCGGGCGAAGGCGACCGTCGTCAGGAAGCCGACGAGGCCGAGCGAAATGGCGATGTCGATATAGAGCGTGTAGCCGGTGCGGATCGCAAAGGCGGCGATGAAGCCGAGCACGATGCCGACCAGCATGTCGAGCGCCAGCACCCGGTCGGGTAGCGTCGGGCCGACCACCACGCGGAAAACGGTGAGCATGAAGGCGATGCCGAGCACGATCAGCGCGAAGGTGCAGGCGGTCTGGATGATGGCTTCGGGCGCCGTCATTCGAAAGCCTCCCTGATCTTGCGTTCGAAACCGTCGGCAATGTCGCGGCGGGCGGCCTCCGGGTCGGAACAGTCGATGGCGTGGACGTAGAGCGTCTTGCGGTCCTCGGAAACGTCGACCGAGAGCGTGCCCGGCGTCAGCGTGATGAGGTTGGCGAGCAGCGTGATCTCGAAATCGCGCGTCACCGTCAGCGGATAGGCGAAGATACCGGGCTTGATGTCGACCGTCGGCGAGACGACCATGACCGCCACCTTCCAGGCCGATTTCGCAAGCTCGACGAAGAACAGCCAGGCGAGCGCGGCGACGCGAAAGGAACGGGTGAGATAACCGGTGCCGTTGACCTGCTCGCGGATGAGGCCGAGCGTGAAGGTCGAGAGCACGAAGCCGAAGACGAGGTTGAGCAGCGTGGCGCTGCCGGTCACCGCGGCCCAGACGATCGCCATCAAGAGGTTGATCGCGTAGAGGATCATTGCGCGCCTCCTTCGGGGAAGACGGACTGCAGATAGGCGGCGGGGTTGGAAAGCCCCTCTGCGGCGATCCGGCTCCAGCCGATCAGATGTTCCGGGAAGAGGCCGAACCAGACGACGAGCGCCGAAAGGAGAAGGATCGGCGCGAGCGCGGAAAACCGCGGCGCCTGAACCGGCGGCGCAAGCGCGATCGTCTCGATCGTCACCGGTACGGCCTCCGGCGCCGGGCGCCAGTAGGCGAGCAGGAACACCCGCCCGAAGGCGATGGTGAGAAGGAATCCGGAAAGCAGGATCGAACCCGCCAGCCACCAGGCGCCGATATCGATCGCCGACTTGACCAGCATCGCCTTCGGCCAGAAGCCGGAAAGCGGCGGCAGGCCACTCGCGGCGAAGAAGAGTGCGAGCGACAGCGCGGCAAAGCCCGGCGCCTTCGCATAGAGGCCGCTCAGGCCCGCAAGCGAGAAGCTGCCGCCGATCCGTGCGGCCTCGCCGGCGAGCAGGTAGAGCGCCGTCATCAGCACGATCGAATGGAGCGCGTAGAAGATCGCCGCCGAGAGCCCCGGATTGCCGCCGATCGCGACACCGGCCAGCATGTTGCCGATGCCGGCGATGACGACGAAGCCGAGCATGCGGCGGATATCGGCCTGGGCGAGCGCGCCCATCGCGGCGAGCACCATGGTTGCGGCGGCCGCGATGCCGATCACCAGGCTGAGCGCCTCACCCTCGACGGGGAAGAGCATGACCATGGTGCGCAGCAGCGCGTAGACCCCGACCTTGGTGAGCAGGCCGGCGAAGAGCGCCGAAACGACGATGCGCGGCGTGTGGTAGGAGGCGGGCAGCCAGAAATTGACCGGGAAGGCCGCAGCCTTCATGCCGAAGGCGAGCACGAAGAGCGCGCCGAGCGTCATCAGCGGCGCGGTGCCGCGATGCTCGATCGCCTTGCGGGCGATGTCGGCCATGTTGAGCGTGCCGAAGATCGCATAGAGATAGCCGACGGCGATCAGGAAGAGCGTCGTGCCGATGAGGTTCAGCACCGAATATTTAAGCGCCCCGTCGATCTGCTCGCGCTCGGAACCGAGGATCAGGAGGCCGAAGGAGGAGATCAGCAGCACCTCGAACCAGACGTAGAGGTTGAAGATGTCGCCGGTGAGGAAGGCGCCGGAGACGCCGGCCATCAGCACCATCAGGAAGGGATAGAAACCGTAGCGCCGGCCGCTGACGCCGATGTCCTTCGTCGCGTAGACGGCGCCGACGAGTGCCACCACCGCGGCGGTAAGCGCAAAGAGCGCGCCGGCGACATCGACGGTAAACGCGATGCCGAAGGGCGGCAGCCAGCGCCCCATCATCATCGTCACCGGTCCGCCGGCGAGCACCCTGCCGAGCAGCAGGAAATCGACGGCGACGAGGATCGAAAGGCCGATGATCGCGACGATCGCATGGAGCCGGATCGTGTGGCGCATCATCATCAGCGCCGCCCCGAAGCCGAGCGACAGCGCCACCGGCAGGATGACCAGCCACTGGTCCGCCGCAGCGGGCGCCATGACCCAGGCGTGGGCGAAATCGACGGAGGAAGAAGCGGCCATCAGCGGCTACCCCCGTGCGGCCGCTTGCGCCGCCCCTCATCCGCCTGCCGGCACCTTCTCCCCGTCAGAACGGGGAGAAGGGACAAGCGGCCGACGCA
It includes:
- the mnhG gene encoding monovalent cation/H(+) antiporter subunit G, which produces MSVLFALVTAALIVGGSLFALVAAIGINRLPDLYTRMHAASKAGTVGSGLLLLAVGLHAGDVATLARALAAFFFFILTAPVSAHLLARAAHKVGYPLTRMSVCDDLKKDGS
- a CDS encoding Na+/H+ antiporter subunit D, which codes for MAASSSVDFAHAWVMAPAAADQWLVILPVALSLGFGAALMMMRHTIRLHAIVAIIGLSILVAVDFLLLGRVLAGGPVTMMMGRWLPPFGIAFTVDVAGALFALTAAVVALVGAVYATKDIGVSGRRYGFYPFLMVLMAGVSGAFLTGDIFNLYVWFEVLLISSFGLLILGSEREQIDGALKYSVLNLIGTTLFLIAVGYLYAIFGTLNMADIARKAIEHRGTAPLMTLGALFVLAFGMKAAAFPVNFWLPASYHTPRIVVSALFAGLLTKVGVYALLRTMVMLFPVEGEALSLVIGIAAAATMVLAAMGALAQADIRRMLGFVVIAGIGNMLAGVAIGGNPGLSAAIFYALHSIVLMTALYLLAGEAARIGGSFSLAGLSGLYAKAPGFAALSLALFFAASGLPPLSGFWPKAMLVKSAIDIGAWWLAGSILLSGFLLTIAFGRVFLLAYWRPAPEAVPVTIETIALAPPVQAPRFSALAPILLLSALVVWFGLFPEHLIGWSRIAAEGLSNPAAYLQSVFPEGGAQ
- a CDS encoding Na+/H+ antiporter subunit E, producing MILYAINLLMAIVWAAVTGSATLLNLVFGFVLSTFTLGLIREQVNGTGYLTRSFRVAALAWLFFVELAKSAWKVAVMVVSPTVDIKPGIFAYPLTVTRDFEITLLANLITLTPGTLSVDVSEDRKTLYVHAIDCSDPEAARRDIADGFERKIREAFE